The following are from one region of the Ruficoccus sp. ZRK36 genome:
- a CDS encoding BCCT family transporter gives MSIDPKPSKESIAKRSLAEKLRKAEKAAREKAIREREKFRGLQIRPTATLLDGEKESREPGDRNWSGLGFDIHPHVTGASVIVLVCLIASIFFFDEKADEVADAMKEWIATTFGWFFVFAANIFVIAAAYFAFSRLGRVKIGGKKAQPEFSTVAWYAMLLSAGMGIGLMFWSVGEPIYHYDSPSPMFSNVEGNTPEAAEAAMVTTFYHWGLHPWGIYAIVGLGLAFFAYNRGLPLTIRSIFYPILGDRIYGFWGNVIDVLSVLATLAGLATSLGLGVAQVNAGLDYLFGIGISVTIQIILIVVITGMATLSVVAGLDGGVKRLSEINMGLAAIFMVFLLLAGPTIYILSGFTQNIGSYLTILPELSFWTETYRGSDWQGGWTVFYWAWWISWSPFVGMFIARISKGRTVREFILGVVLIPTLLSFIWMSVFGGSAIWLQAGGIADIYSAVSTDVSTALFAMLESFPFTTVLSIIGIFLVTVFFVTSSDSGSLVVDHLTSGGKLDSPVPQRVFWALMEGVLAAVLLLGGGLQTLQTASITTGLPFTMILLCIIYTLYIGLSQEVYVEEAVSSKLKEVRADHRLDEAISTAQQEIIETVSSDTKPDTDKSGDT, from the coding sequence ATGAGTATTGACCCGAAACCGAGTAAAGAATCTATCGCAAAGCGCAGTTTGGCTGAGAAACTGCGCAAGGCAGAGAAGGCTGCGCGTGAAAAAGCTATCCGCGAGCGAGAAAAATTTCGGGGCCTGCAGATACGTCCAACCGCTACCCTCCTGGACGGGGAAAAAGAAAGCCGGGAGCCCGGTGACCGGAACTGGAGCGGGCTGGGATTTGACATCCATCCGCACGTCACAGGCGCATCCGTCATCGTCCTGGTCTGCTTGATCGCATCCATCTTCTTCTTTGACGAAAAAGCCGACGAGGTTGCCGACGCCATGAAGGAATGGATCGCCACGACCTTCGGGTGGTTCTTTGTTTTTGCTGCAAATATTTTTGTTATCGCAGCGGCTTACTTTGCCTTCAGCCGCCTGGGACGCGTAAAGATCGGGGGAAAGAAAGCCCAACCGGAATTCTCGACCGTCGCGTGGTACGCCATGCTCTTAAGCGCAGGGATGGGCATCGGGCTGATGTTCTGGAGTGTCGGCGAGCCGATCTACCACTACGATTCGCCCTCCCCCATGTTCTCAAATGTCGAGGGCAACACCCCTGAGGCCGCCGAGGCTGCCATGGTGACGACCTTCTACCACTGGGGGCTGCACCCATGGGGCATCTATGCGATCGTCGGTCTCGGCTTGGCGTTTTTCGCCTATAACCGCGGGCTCCCGCTCACGATCCGATCCATCTTTTATCCCATTCTGGGCGACCGCATCTACGGGTTCTGGGGAAACGTCATCGACGTGCTCTCAGTCCTCGCGACACTGGCAGGGCTGGCTACGTCCCTCGGCCTCGGCGTTGCTCAGGTAAACGCGGGGCTCGATTATCTGTTCGGCATCGGCATCAGTGTCACTATCCAGATCATCCTCATCGTCGTGATCACGGGCATGGCCACCCTGTCTGTCGTAGCCGGGCTCGATGGCGGAGTGAAGCGACTCAGTGAGATCAATATGGGGCTGGCGGCTATTTTCATGGTTTTCCTGCTCCTGGCAGGCCCCACGATCTACATCCTCAGTGGATTCACGCAGAACATCGGTAGCTATTTAACCATTCTCCCTGAGCTAAGCTTCTGGACCGAGACCTATCGCGGCAGCGACTGGCAGGGCGGCTGGACCGTCTTTTACTGGGCCTGGTGGATCTCCTGGTCGCCCTTTGTCGGCATGTTTATCGCTCGCATCTCAAAGGGCAGAACCGTCCGCGAGTTTATCCTGGGCGTCGTGCTGATCCCCACCCTGCTCTCGTTTATCTGGATGTCGGTCTTTGGTGGGTCAGCGATCTGGCTACAGGCCGGAGGCATTGCAGACATCTACAGCGCAGTCTCCACCGATGTATCGACCGCGCTCTTTGCCATGCTGGAGTCGTTCCCCTTCACCACGGTCCTCTCGATCATCGGGATATTCCTGGTGACGGTGTTCTTTGTCACCTCGTCTGACTCGGGCTCGCTGGTCGTCGACCACTTGACATCAGGGGGCAAGCTCGACTCCCCCGTCCCGCAGCGTGTTTTCTGGGCGCTGATGGAGGGGGTTCTCGCAGCGGTGCTTCTGCTCGGCGGTGGACTGCAAACACTACAGACAGCTTCCATCACGACGGGGCTACCGTTCACGATGATCCTCCTGTGTATTATCTACACGCTCTACATCGGCCTCTCGCAAGAGGTGTATGTCGAGGAGGCCGTGAGCTCGAAGCTCAAGGAAGTCCGCGCTGACCACCGCCTCGACGAGGCGATCTCAACCGCCCAGCAGGAGATCATCGAAACCGTCTCCTCCGACACCAAGCCGGACACCGACAAGAGCGGAGACACCTAA
- a CDS encoding AraC family transcriptional regulator — protein sequence MKRNICHFAWDGTVRANLSCSPHSHQYVEVVYSDLARGRLFQDGRVYPYEDQSVFVYQPGGTHWVENETPGHHICVLLETEWSHLLIPGVYTAVPQLRRHFMEVREYHERTEKWQLNRMNMLAGLICCDLLDLADESSSHKKLTRPEHIRNYIDNNLGLPLKLDELAAMACVHKDYLRQLFRDAFDESLCNYIIRKRMERAAELLRYSEDKVSVIGSEVGIDNEFYFSRLFKKTYGLSPSAYRKRHGRQTPSS from the coding sequence ATGAAACGTAACATCTGCCATTTCGCCTGGGATGGTACGGTTCGGGCCAATCTAAGCTGCAGCCCACATTCTCACCAATATGTGGAGGTGGTATATTCTGACCTGGCTCGTGGGCGTCTGTTTCAGGACGGTCGGGTTTATCCGTACGAAGACCAATCTGTATTTGTCTACCAGCCAGGAGGGACGCACTGGGTGGAAAATGAAACACCGGGCCATCATATCTGCGTTCTTTTGGAAACTGAGTGGTCGCATTTACTGATACCGGGGGTGTATACGGCAGTGCCTCAACTGCGTCGTCACTTTATGGAAGTGCGCGAATACCACGAGCGTACCGAGAAATGGCAGCTCAACCGCATGAATATGCTGGCCGGTTTGATTTGTTGCGACCTTCTTGACCTGGCTGACGAATCAAGCAGTCACAAGAAACTCACTCGGCCAGAGCATATCCGAAACTATATTGACAATAATCTGGGTCTGCCGCTCAAGCTCGACGAGCTTGCGGCTATGGCATGTGTCCATAAGGATTATTTGCGTCAGCTTTTTCGTGACGCCTTCGATGAGTCGCTCTGCAACTACATCATCCGAAAGCGCATGGAGCGAGCAGCGGAGCTGCTCCGGTATTCTGAAGACAAGGTGAGTGTCATCGGCTCGGAGGTAGGCATTGACAACGAGTTCTACTTTTCGCGCCTATTTAAAAAGACATATGGGCTTTCCCCTTCTGCCTATCGCAAAAGGCATGGGAGACAAACTCCGTCTTCATAA
- a CDS encoding phytanoyl-CoA dioxygenase family protein yields the protein MIGTKKSHPSTFTLDAPSEELSNFFNEFGYLIFPEFLKAEHLEAINKELDEHFKPFWEHALEEARGSNSRKTFECDVIPWHPLDDDNQIFIDLLQNAELNKITREVLGDGFIAKACLVMYAVGGGKGQAWHQDCPDEVKDAFNLNRLIYTQDVRHEDGALVFVPGSHKMGRIPPGEAQAPIGGEVALCPKAGTLALLHGHVYHRVTHNLNQKPRTSVNYRAYPKGIDPSVNCIGVYRNGSVNFCDTPKYHDGTPVMDGKL from the coding sequence ATGATTGGAACAAAAAAAAGTCACCCCTCCACTTTCACCCTAGATGCACCAAGCGAAGAACTGAGCAATTTCTTTAACGAGTTCGGCTATCTTATTTTTCCAGAATTTCTGAAAGCAGAGCACCTCGAAGCTATCAACAAAGAATTAGATGAGCACTTTAAGCCGTTTTGGGAGCACGCGCTTGAAGAGGCTCGTGGTAGCAACAGTAGAAAGACATTCGAATGCGACGTAATCCCCTGGCACCCTCTTGATGATGACAACCAGATTTTCATCGATCTGCTCCAAAATGCGGAGTTAAACAAAATCACCCGTGAGGTGCTTGGAGATGGCTTCATCGCCAAGGCATGTCTGGTCATGTACGCCGTGGGCGGCGGCAAAGGGCAAGCATGGCACCAGGACTGCCCGGACGAAGTTAAGGATGCGTTTAACCTGAACCGTCTTATATACACTCAAGACGTTCGTCACGAAGACGGCGCACTCGTCTTCGTTCCTGGTTCGCACAAGATGGGTCGCATACCGCCAGGTGAAGCCCAAGCCCCCATTGGGGGTGAAGTCGCGCTCTGCCCCAAAGCCGGCACCCTGGCCCTGCTGCACGGACATGTCTACCACCGCGTCACGCACAATCTCAACCAGAAGCCACGCACCTCCGTGAATTACCGTGCGTATCCGAAGGGTATCGACCCTTCGGTCAACTGCATCGGCGTTTATCGCAACGGGAGCGTGAACTTTTGCGACACGCCCAAGTACCACGACGGCACACCCGTGATGGACGGCAAGCTTTAG
- a CDS encoding glycoside hydrolase family protein — MFSTYSFLPASKHSGFSMEDYWVWCPSVARDDDGRYHMFASRWPKQVPFNPGWLTHSEVVRAVSDTAEGPYVFQEVVLPARGPDYWDGSMTHNPSIARAKDGTWLLYYTGTQKEHREGVAENTEAIKLDKISTDEREARAHRNQRIGLATAPEITGPWTRLNQPILEPRLDCWDSLMVTNPAPCVEADGSLLLLYKSVLYRGDKMHLGVCRAQDYHGPYQRLSDEPILTFGGRDDVEDPFVWVEGGRYHSIMKDVKGGIGGHPGGGIYVQSDDGVNWRLTQDVHAYSRTIRWQDGTRTVQDFLERPGLILGPDNRPRYFTAATATGASSSRMLKRSWNVVIPISCE; from the coding sequence ATGTTTTCTACCTACTCCTTTCTGCCAGCTTCGAAACACAGTGGATTCTCCATGGAGGACTACTGGGTATGGTGTCCATCTGTAGCCCGTGACGACGACGGCCGCTATCACATGTTTGCCAGCCGCTGGCCAAAACAGGTTCCTTTCAATCCTGGCTGGCTGACGCACTCTGAGGTCGTGCGCGCAGTTTCAGATACGGCTGAGGGCCCGTACGTGTTTCAGGAAGTTGTTCTGCCGGCCAGGGGACCAGACTACTGGGACGGCAGCATGACCCATAATCCGTCCATTGCTCGGGCAAAGGACGGCACGTGGCTTCTCTACTATACGGGGACACAAAAAGAGCACAGGGAAGGCGTCGCCGAGAACACTGAAGCGATCAAGCTCGACAAGATTTCAACGGATGAACGGGAGGCCCGAGCCCACCGAAACCAACGTATCGGATTGGCGACTGCGCCGGAGATTACTGGGCCGTGGACGCGCCTCAACCAGCCCATCCTGGAGCCACGCCTTGATTGCTGGGACAGTCTCATGGTCACCAACCCCGCCCCGTGTGTTGAGGCTGACGGTAGTCTTTTATTGCTCTATAAGTCTGTGCTCTACCGCGGTGACAAGATGCATCTCGGTGTCTGTCGCGCTCAGGACTACCACGGGCCCTACCAGCGGCTGAGCGATGAGCCTATTCTGACCTTTGGGGGGCGCGACGACGTCGAAGACCCCTTTGTCTGGGTTGAGGGTGGCCGATACCACTCGATCATGAAAGACGTGAAAGGAGGCATCGGCGGACACCCCGGCGGAGGCATCTATGTACAGTCTGATGATGGGGTGAACTGGCGCCTGACCCAAGACGTCCATGCCTACTCCCGCACCATTCGCTGGCAGGATGGTACAAGAACGGTCCAGGATTTCCTGGAACGGCCTGGGCTCATTTTGGGGCCCGACAACAGGCCGCGCTACTTCACCGCCGCCACGGCGACAGGCGCCTCAAGCTCTCGCATGCTCAAGCGTTCATGGAATGTTGTGATCCCGATCTCTTGTGAGTGA
- a CDS encoding sulfatase produces MQKKQPNIIWFIADQMRGQATGFNGDPNVFTPNLDNMAIAGANFPGAVSGYPLCCPYRASMLTSRYAHNHSVKRHQDRLDPSYEMVTDVFNAEGYETIYLGKWHVAGLKEYEGRTALMTVPRDERGRFETWLGYDNNNSQWDCYLHGHDGEKEVSHYRLPGYETDCLTDMALERIEARREGDRPFFMVVSVQPPHIPSLAPAEYRHYQAQQLTLRPNVPQTEEARARFDLSGYYAQIENIDANVGRIMDCLRHHDIINHTHVMFFSDHGDQMGSQGRFGKCVPYEESVRVPFLIGGGQPMRYDHWKCDNAPSLINHVDVAPTSLGLCGIDTPSWMEGFDYSHRRTGVDYEERVSREPDSAYLQLIGNQESGYAWRCVVTRDGWKYACVQYGEWLLYNLNVDPYEQNNLAFNTHFHEKRCAMKALLQHWIEKTGDDFSLPED; encoded by the coding sequence ATGCAAAAAAAACAACCGAACATCATCTGGTTTATCGCTGATCAAATGCGCGGGCAGGCGACTGGCTTCAATGGAGACCCAAATGTCTTCACCCCGAATCTGGATAACATGGCGATTGCGGGGGCAAACTTTCCGGGTGCCGTGTCCGGCTACCCCCTATGCTGCCCTTATCGCGCGAGTATGTTGACCAGTCGCTACGCGCATAACCACTCGGTAAAACGGCACCAGGACAGGCTCGATCCCAGCTATGAAATGGTGACGGATGTCTTTAACGCCGAAGGCTATGAGACGATCTACCTGGGTAAATGGCATGTCGCGGGTCTTAAGGAATATGAGGGCCGAACGGCCTTGATGACTGTCCCCCGCGATGAACGTGGGCGCTTCGAAACCTGGTTGGGCTACGACAACAATAATAGCCAATGGGACTGCTATCTGCACGGCCACGATGGCGAAAAGGAAGTCAGCCACTATCGACTCCCCGGGTATGAGACGGATTGCCTGACCGACATGGCGCTGGAGCGGATCGAAGCGCGCAGGGAAGGTGATCGCCCATTCTTTATGGTCGTATCCGTGCAGCCGCCTCACATCCCTTCTCTGGCTCCGGCGGAGTATCGCCACTATCAGGCCCAGCAATTGACGCTCCGCCCAAATGTGCCCCAGACTGAAGAGGCTCGTGCCCGCTTCGACCTCTCCGGCTACTATGCGCAAATCGAAAATATCGACGCAAACGTCGGGCGCATCATGGACTGCCTGAGGCATCACGATATTATCAATCATACGCATGTGATGTTCTTCAGTGATCATGGTGACCAGATGGGGAGCCAGGGGCGCTTCGGGAAATGCGTCCCCTACGAAGAATCCGTCCGTGTGCCGTTTCTTATCGGGGGTGGCCAGCCCATGCGCTACGACCACTGGAAATGCGATAACGCTCCAAGCTTGATCAACCATGTCGATGTCGCTCCCACCAGTTTAGGCCTGTGTGGCATTGATACGCCGAGCTGGATGGAGGGCTTTGACTACTCGCACCGCCGTACAGGCGTTGACTATGAGGAGCGTGTCTCTCGGGAGCCAGACAGTGCCTATCTCCAGCTCATTGGAAATCAGGAGTCGGGCTACGCATGGCGTTGCGTGGTGACGCGCGATGGCTGGAAGTATGCCTGTGTCCAGTACGGAGAATGGTTGCTCTACAACCTGAATGTGGATCCCTACGAGCAGAACAACTTAGCGTTCAATACCCATTTTCATGAAAAGCGCTGCGCGATGAAAGCACTCCTCCAGCATTGGATCGAGAAGACCGGTGACGATTTCTCCCTGCCGGAGGATTAA
- a CDS encoding LacI family DNA-binding transcriptional regulator, with protein MERRITIRDIAEVAQVHFTTVSMALRGNPRIPEKTRLRIRKIADEMGYRPDAMLSALSNYRINSSKRQHQATVAWVNNYPERSDLMKIGLYRQYLAGAQTRAEELGFRVEEFWLHQPDLTRERVTTILRTRNIRGVLVAPIVAVDTDFDLLPWDELAAVTFGHSLKSPMINRVIPHQYHSMSMILREVRALGYRRLGLAIDSEFDQRCDQNWQAAYWVYYHAQPLENRVEPFWYFSKKFNTSDFSTWLKTQKPEVILPMGRQLLPHLRELGYRVPEDIGVVHHNTTPDDFISGVDQNGLHTGKVALETLVAMLGRQEFGVPEIPQEIAIEGNWIPGSTLRKQA; from the coding sequence ATGGAACGTCGCATCACCATCCGCGATATAGCCGAGGTCGCACAGGTACACTTTACAACGGTGTCAATGGCGCTGCGCGGTAACCCGCGCATACCGGAGAAAACGCGGCTCCGAATCCGCAAAATCGCCGACGAGATGGGCTACAGACCCGACGCAATGCTCAGTGCGCTCAGTAATTACCGCATAAACAGTAGCAAGCGTCAGCACCAGGCCACGGTTGCCTGGGTAAACAACTACCCCGAGCGTAGTGACCTGATGAAGATCGGTCTGTACCGCCAATATTTAGCGGGCGCCCAGACACGCGCAGAGGAGCTTGGCTTTCGGGTGGAAGAATTCTGGCTGCACCAACCCGACCTGACACGGGAACGCGTTACCACGATCCTGCGGACACGTAACATACGGGGCGTCTTGGTGGCTCCGATTGTTGCCGTGGATACCGACTTCGACCTTCTGCCCTGGGATGAGTTAGCTGCGGTTACTTTTGGCCACAGCTTGAAGAGCCCGATGATCAATCGTGTCATCCCCCACCAATACCACTCGATGTCGATGATCCTGCGTGAAGTACGCGCACTTGGCTACCGTCGGCTGGGTTTGGCGATCGATAGCGAGTTCGATCAGCGGTGCGACCAAAACTGGCAGGCAGCCTATTGGGTCTATTATCATGCGCAGCCCCTGGAAAATCGCGTAGAGCCATTTTGGTATTTTTCGAAAAAATTCAACACCTCCGATTTCAGTACGTGGCTAAAAACGCAAAAGCCTGAGGTCATTTTACCGATGGGCAGGCAGCTGCTGCCTCACTTGCGCGAACTCGGCTATCGTGTGCCTGAGGATATCGGAGTCGTCCACCACAATACAACGCCGGACGATTTTATCTCGGGGGTCGATCAGAACGGACTGCATACGGGAAAAGTTGCGCTGGAAACGCTGGTAGCGATGCTCGGCCGACAAGAATTTGGGGTGCCTGAAATCCCTCAGGAAATCGCGATCGAGGGTAATTGGATACCAGGCAGCACGCTGAGGAAGCAGGCCTGA